A window of the Marinifilum sp. JC120 genome harbors these coding sequences:
- a CDS encoding mechanosensitive ion channel protein MscS has translation MLTEIDPYIYIACITAVAAIIYIWISCRVTRFRKSRVDRIEKLIKKDPETTAAIPTDVLTDKEERQERKDMVKGVKSRFTVIRRTLILFLVMIWLLAMVMPFVGQLPNTMISILIAISTAVVGIAARPLVENMISGIVISFSKQLRVGDTLVIDGQYGTVEDISITHTKIKTWDWKRYIIPNSRMLNKEFTNLTLNDSLQWSYIEFSVSYDADIDEVREIALEVASQSEHHNGQDTPQFWIRSMDKESVVCWVAAWADSPAEAWSLKSDVSMRLIRVFKEKGISTHLSYVNLSKEKV, from the coding sequence ATGCTTACTGAAATCGATCCGTACATCTACATAGCTTGCATAACCGCCGTTGCCGCGATCATTTATATCTGGATCAGTTGCCGTGTCACACGATTTAGAAAGAGTCGTGTTGATCGCATTGAAAAGCTGATCAAGAAAGACCCGGAAACCACTGCGGCCATTCCTACTGACGTTCTAACTGATAAGGAAGAGCGGCAGGAACGAAAGGATATGGTCAAGGGCGTCAAGAGCCGGTTCACGGTCATACGCCGTACATTAATACTTTTCCTCGTGATGATCTGGCTGCTGGCAATGGTTATGCCTTTTGTAGGGCAGCTTCCCAATACGATGATTTCGATACTTATTGCTATCTCGACAGCGGTGGTCGGTATCGCGGCCCGCCCTCTGGTGGAGAACATGATTTCGGGCATCGTTATTTCATTTTCAAAGCAGCTTCGGGTTGGTGATACTTTGGTGATAGATGGGCAGTACGGCACTGTCGAGGATATTTCCATTACCCACACAAAAATCAAGACATGGGACTGGAAGCGTTACATTATTCCCAACAGTCGCATGTTGAATAAAGAATTCACCAACCTGACTCTTAATGACAGTCTGCAATGGTCTTACATTGAATTTTCAGTTTCATATGATGCGGATATTGACGAGGTCAGGGAAATCGCCTTGGAAGTAGCATCTCAAAGTGAGCATCATAACGGACAGGATACCCCACAATTCTGGATACGAAGCATGGATAAGGAAAGCGTTGTCTGCTGGGTAGCCGCCTGGGCAGATTCTCCTGCTGAGGCGTGGAGCCTGAAAAGTGATGTATCCATGCGGTTGATCAGAGTTTTTAAAGAGAAAGGAATTTCAACACATCTCTCATACGTCAATCTTTCAAAGGAAAAGGTTTAA
- a CDS encoding DUF4389 domain-containing protein: protein MEQIVNQASQSRIDIGKRFLRTIVCIIAFELVRIMAYTLIFIQYLFLLITGSHLEPLRNFAGMLSSYAYSLLRYSTLTSNVRPFPFSDLPADSEQSISPSDIDYS from the coding sequence ATGGAGCAAATTGTGAATCAAGCATCACAGAGTCGTATTGACATCGGGAAAAGATTTTTAAGAACCATCGTCTGCATCATCGCCTTTGAGCTGGTCAGGATAATGGCTTATACGCTAATTTTCATACAATACCTTTTCCTGCTCATCACAGGCAGCCACCTTGAGCCGTTGCGGAATTTTGCGGGTATGTTGAGTTCATACGCATATTCCCTGCTCCGCTACTCAACACTGACCAGCAATGTAAGACCGTTTCCGTTTTCCGATTTACCTGCTGATTCCGAACAATCAATATCTCCGTCTGACATAGACTACTCTTAA
- a CDS encoding HAMP domain-containing protein: MSMRIKLFILLLAFSLVPLLVVSVISRQGIQDLGHAQSDRLREDMIKILTDEMHQCARDSAKLVQQQAVSLEFALKAIGAEAEDVLNDPVEGTPKVYFAEDFNIKGRQPADFGPSPQYFVISEQGQKTPSSVSLEEPVFFYPKGQEQLKDSADLTRLCLLKPDFKSFFNEAGTALHRVYITLNSGLHMAYPGHGNYPKSYDPRKRLWFTDAIDKKTIVWDKFIDASTGQQVYTLSKPLRDRNGKIIGVVAIDIQLVQLLRKDDLSSQWSSAIQTFVVGPVKANGGVELRIWAEAGHKETNISWQTGLPNEVRYLQSPDKKSMAELVNAITLGKSGVIHMSYKGVDSIWAFSPFRGEGSYVLITPKKVITRVPDSAAEQALILSKNLYVAVGAAAFFTLITVALVAFVGSRKILKPLLVMTDAAEKISEGDLSVHVDVKTGDERETLANAFNHMIPKLQDHLRISKSLELAQEVHTSLLPQEPPQINGLDISGISISCDETGGDYFDFYTPPINGGTGILLGDVTGHGVSAALLMTTGRAHLKHTSGHLEPLASRIDEVNKLLCSDIGDTGRFMTLFCLELSPDNSKGTYVRAGHDPATIYDPASGEKRDLMGSPMLALGIFDESEYDEFDIDLNEGEIIFIGTDGIWEARNTKDEMFGRDRLDQIIFANAQRSAAEIQQEIIAAVYKFQNGMEQEDDITLVVIKVNEFNRTKELKKE, encoded by the coding sequence ATGAGCATGCGCATAAAACTATTCATCCTGCTTCTGGCTTTCAGTCTTGTTCCCCTGCTGGTTGTTTCCGTCATCAGCAGGCAGGGAATTCAGGATCTGGGCCATGCCCAATCCGACCGTTTGCGGGAGGATATGATCAAAATCCTGACCGATGAAATGCATCAGTGCGCCAGAGACTCGGCCAAACTGGTACAACAACAAGCAGTATCCCTTGAGTTCGCCCTCAAGGCCATTGGTGCTGAAGCCGAGGATGTGCTCAACGATCCGGTAGAAGGCACCCCGAAAGTATACTTTGCCGAGGACTTCAACATCAAAGGACGCCAGCCCGCAGACTTCGGCCCCTCCCCGCAATATTTCGTCATCAGCGAACAGGGTCAGAAAACACCATCCTCGGTCAGTCTGGAGGAGCCGGTGTTCTTTTATCCTAAGGGACAGGAGCAATTGAAAGACAGTGCCGACCTAACCCGGCTGTGCCTGCTCAAGCCTGATTTCAAATCCTTTTTCAACGAAGCCGGAACCGCATTACACCGGGTTTACATCACTCTCAATTCCGGGCTGCATATGGCCTATCCCGGCCATGGCAATTATCCAAAAAGTTACGATCCCCGTAAACGGCTCTGGTTTACTGATGCAATCGATAAAAAAACCATTGTCTGGGACAAATTCATTGATGCCAGCACCGGGCAACAGGTGTACACCCTTTCCAAACCCCTCCGGGACCGTAACGGCAAGATTATCGGCGTGGTAGCTATCGACATCCAGTTGGTACAGCTGCTGCGTAAGGATGATCTTTCCTCCCAGTGGTCCAGTGCCATCCAGACCTTTGTGGTCGGCCCGGTTAAAGCAAACGGGGGAGTGGAACTCCGCATCTGGGCCGAGGCGGGACACAAGGAAACCAACATTTCATGGCAGACCGGACTTCCCAACGAAGTGCGCTACCTGCAATCCCCGGACAAAAAATCCATGGCCGAACTGGTCAATGCCATTACTCTTGGTAAATCCGGGGTTATACACATGTCCTACAAGGGAGTTGATTCCATCTGGGCCTTTTCACCCTTTCGCGGTGAGGGCAGCTATGTGCTGATCACCCCGAAAAAAGTCATCACCAGAGTCCCGGACTCTGCTGCTGAGCAGGCCCTGATCCTAAGCAAAAACCTTTATGTGGCTGTTGGAGCCGCTGCTTTCTTCACCCTAATCACCGTTGCGCTAGTCGCTTTTGTGGGCAGCCGCAAAATCCTCAAACCGCTGCTGGTCATGACCGATGCCGCTGAAAAAATCTCTGAAGGCGACCTTTCAGTGCACGTTGATGTCAAAACCGGAGATGAACGGGAAACCCTCGCCAATGCCTTCAACCACATGATCCCAAAATTGCAGGACCATCTGCGCATCAGTAAATCACTTGAACTGGCACAGGAAGTCCATACCAGCCTACTTCCGCAGGAACCTCCGCAAATTAACGGGCTTGATATCTCCGGGATCAGCATTTCCTGTGATGAAACCGGTGGGGATTATTTCGATTTCTACACCCCTCCCATCAACGGAGGCACTGGAATCCTACTTGGCGACGTTACCGGGCACGGTGTTTCCGCAGCACTGCTCATGACCACCGGACGTGCGCACCTGAAACATACTTCCGGCCATCTGGAACCGCTGGCCAGCCGCATTGACGAGGTCAACAAGCTGCTCTGTTCAGATATAGGCGATACCGGGAGATTTATGACCCTGTTCTGCCTTGAACTATCCCCGGACAATTCCAAGGGCACATACGTACGCGCAGGACATGACCCGGCTACCATTTATGATCCCGCCAGCGGAGAAAAACGTGACCTCATGGGGTCGCCCATGCTGGCCTTGGGTATCTTTGATGAAAGCGAATATGATGAATTTGATATTGATTTGAATGAAGGAGAAATCATCTTCATCGGCACGGACGGCATCTGGGAGGCTCGTAACACCAAGGATGAAATGTTTGGTCGCGACCGTCTTGACCAAATCATCTTTGCCAATGCCCAGCGCAGTGCCGCAGAAATCCAGCAGGAAATCATCGCCGCTGTCTACAAGTTTCAGAACGGCATGGAGCAGGAAGACGACATCACGCTGGTAGTTATCAAAGTTAACGAATTCAACAGGACCAAGGAACTTAAAAAGGAATAA